In a genomic window of Phyllostomus discolor isolate MPI-MPIP mPhyDis1 chromosome 5, mPhyDis1.pri.v3, whole genome shotgun sequence:
- the PLK3 gene encoding serine/threonine-protein kinase PLK3 — MEPAAGVLSPRPFQRAASPPAPPAGPGPPPSAMPGLELETLAGPPAPDPGRLITDPGSGRTYFKGRLLGKGGFARCYEATDTETGNTYAVKVISQSRITKPHQREKILNEIELHRGLQHRHIVRFSHHFEDADNIYIFLELCSRKSLAHIWKARHTLLEPEVRYYLRQILSGLKYLHQRGILHRDLKLGNFFITENMELKMGDFGLAARLEPPERRKKTICGTPNYVAPEVLQRQGHGPEADVWSLGCVMYTLLCGSPPFETVDLKETYRCIKQVHYTLPASLSLPARQLLAAILRASPQDRPSIDQILRHDFFTKGYTPDRLPVNSCVTVPDLTPHNPARILFVKVTKSLFGRKKNKSKNQPEERDEVSCLVSGLTRTSIGPQDARPEAPAASGPAPLSLAETAPEDSSPRGTLASSGDGFEEGLTVATVVESALCALRNCLAFMPPAEQNPAPLAQPEPLVWVSKWVDYSNKFGFGYQLSSRRVAVLFNNGTHMALSANRKTVHYNPTSTKHFSFSVGAVPRALKPQLGVLRYFASYMEQRLMKGGDLPSVEEVEVPVPPLLLQWVKTDQALLMLFSDGTVQVNFYGDHTKLILSGWEPLLVTFVARNRSACTYLASHLRQLGCSLDLRQRLRYALHLLRDRCSA, encoded by the exons ATGGAGCCCGCGGCTGGCGTCCTGTCTCCGCGCCCCTTCCAGCGTGCGGCCTCTCCGCCGGCGCCCCCAGCCGGGCCCGGGCCGCCTCCTAGTGCCATGCCCGGACTTGAACTGGAGACGCTGGCGGGGCCGCCGGCACCAGACCCCGGGCGCCTTATCACGGACCCAGGCAGCGGCCGCACCTACTTCAAAGGCCGCCTGTTGGGCAAG GGGGGTTTTGCCCGTTGCTACGAAGCCACTGACACAGAGACCGGCAACACCTACGCCGTCAAAGTCATCTCGCAGAGCCGCATCACCAAGCCGCATCAGCGCGAGAAG ATCCTAAATGAGATTGAGCTGCACCGCGGCCTGCAGCACCGCCACATCGTGCGTTTTTCGCACCACTTTGAGGATGCTGACAACATATACATTTTCTTGGAGCTCTGCAGCCGGAAG TCTCTGGCCCACATCTGGAAGGCCCGGCACACCCTGTTGGAGCCAGAGGTGCGCTACTACCTGCGACAGATCCTTTCGGGACTCAAATACTTGCACCAGCGAGGCATCTTGCACCGAGATCTCAAGCTGG GAAATTTCTTTATCACTGAGAACATGGAACTGAAGATGGGGGATTTTGGGCTGGCCGCCCGGTTGGAGCCCCCAGAGCGTAGGAAGAA GACCATCTGTGGCACCCCTAACTATGTGGCTCCAGAAGTGCTGCAGAGGCAGGGCCACGGCCCAGAGGCAGATGTGTGGTCCCTGGGCTGTGTCAT GTACACGCTGCTGTGTGGGAGCCCCCCCTTTGAGACAGTCGACCTGAAGGAGACATACCGCTGCATCAAACAGGTTCACTACACGCTCCCTGCCAGCCTCTCGCTGCCTGCCCGGCAGCTCCTGGCAGCCATCCTTCGAGCCTCGCCCCAGGACCGCCCCTCAATTGACCAGATCCTGCGCCATGACTTCTTTACCAAG GGCTACACCCCCGACCGGCTCCCTGTCAACAGCTGTGTGACAGTCCCAGACCTGACACCCCATAACCCAGCCAGGATTCTGTTTGTCAAAGTTACCAAGAGCCTCTTTGGcaggaagaagaacaaaa GTAAAAACCAACCCGAGGAGCGGGATGAGGTTTCCTGTTTGGTGAGTGGCCTCACCCGGACGTCCATCGGCCCTCAGGATGCCAGGCCTGAG GCTCCAGCAGCTTCCGGTCCAGCCCCCCTCAGCCTGGCAGAGACAGCACCTGAAGACAGCTCACCCCGTGGGACATTGGCGAGTAGCGGAGATG GGTTTGAAGAAGGTCTGACTGTGGCCACCGTGGTGGAGTCAGCCCTCTGTGCCCTGAGGAACTGCCTGGCCTTCATGCCCCCAG CGGAACAGAACCCAGCTCCCCTGGCGCAGCCAGAGCCTCTGGTGTGGGTCAGCAAGTGGGTTGACTACTCAAACAAGTTCGGCTTTGGGTACCAGCTGTCCAGCCGCCGCGTGGCTGTGCTCTTCAACAACGGCACACACATGGCCCTGTCGGCCAATAGAAA GACTGTGCATTACAACCCCACCAGCACAAAGCACTTCTCCTTCTCTGTGGGTGCCGTGCCTCGGGCCCTGAAGCCTCAGTTGGGTGTCTTGCGGTATTTCGCCTCCTACATGGAGCAGCGCCTCATGAAG GGTGGAGACCTGCCCAGTGTGGAAGAAGTGGAGGTACCTGTCCCCCCACTTTTACTGCAGTGGGTCAAGACTGACCAGGCCCTACTCATGCTGTTCAGTGATGGCACTGTCCAG GTGAACTTCTATGGAGACCACACCAAGCTAATCCTCAGTGGCTGGGAGCCCCTCCTTGTGACTTTTGTTGCCCGCAATCGGAGCGCTTGTACTTACCTCGCATCCCACCTTCGGCAGCTGGGCTGTTCCCTTGACCTGCGGCAGCGGCTCCGCTACGCTCTGCACCTGCTCCGGGACCGCTGCTCAGCCTAG
- the RPS8 gene encoding 40S ribosomal protein S8 — MGISRDNWHKRRKTGGKRKPYHKKRKYELGRPAANTKIGPRRIHTVRVRGGNKKYRALRLDVGNFSWGSECCTRKTRIIDVVYNASNNELVRTKTLVKNCIVLIDSTPYRQWYESHYALPLGRKKGAKLTPEEEEILNKKRSKKIQKKYDERKKNAKISSLLEEQFQQGKLLACIASRPGQCGRADGYVLEGKELEFYLRKIKARKGK, encoded by the exons ATGG GCATCTCTCGGGACAATTGGCACAAGCGCCGCAAGACCGGGGGCAAGAGGAAGCCCTACCACAAGAAGCGAAAATATGAGCTGGGGCGCCCCGCTGCCAACACTAAG ATCGGCCCCCGGCGCATACACACAGTTCGGGTGCGAGGAGGCAACAAGAAGTACCGAGCCTTGAGGCTGGACGTGGGCAACTTCTCCTGGGGCTCAGAGT GTTGTACGCGCAAAACAAGGATTATTGATGTCGTCTACAATGCATCCAACAATGAACTGGTCCGAACCAAGACCCTAGTAAAGAACTGCATCGTGCTCATCGACAGCACACCGTACCGACAGTGGTACGAGTCCCACTATGCACTGCCCCTGGGCCGCAAGAAGGGGGCCAAGCTG ACTCCTGAAGAGgaagagattttaaacaaaaagcgatcaaagaaaattcagaagaaatatgatgaaaggaaaaagaacgcCAAAATCAGCAGTCTCCTGGAGGAGCAGTTCCAGCAGGGCAAGCTTCTTG CATGCATCGCTTCAAGACCAGGCCAGTGTGGCCGAGCAGATGGCTACGTGCTAGAAGGCAAGGAGCTGGAGTTCTATCTGAGGAAAATTAAGGCCCGGAAAGGGAAATAA